The sequence GTCCACGGAACAGTGTCGAGGCTTGCCCATGTAGTGGCCGACGTAGTGGTCGAGTAGATCGATGCGGCCACCGCACAGCCATTGCACGGCGCTAATGGTTTCCTCGTCGCATCCCCAACCTGTACCGAGCCGCCATGGCTGATTGAGGTCGAGATAGCGCTGGCGGCGCATTCCGTAGCACGCGCCCATCACGCAGCTGATTTCATCACCGGGCTTGTTGTCGGCCCACTTGCCAACAAGAGCGCCATGGAAACCGCTGTCTTCGCGCACCATCCAATTCATGGCCGCGCCTTTGTAGACCCCGCGGCCCTGCGTCCAAGAATCGTGCCCATCCTCAAGCGCCACCATCTTGAAGCAGCAGAGGCCATCAGGTTCGTGGTGCAGATAGCTCCGCAACTGCGAAGCCCATCCGGGCTGGAAATCCATGTGCGCGTCGCAGGTGAAAACCACATCGCCGCCCGCTGCCATAATGCCGGTATGCCGGCTGGACTGGGTGCCGAGCGGCATCTCAGGCATTACCGCAGTAAAGTTTGCAGGCAAATTTTCTGGCGGCGCGCAGCCATCAAAAACAACAATCACTTCAGAACCCGGGGCCGTTCGCTCAATGCTTTCGAGCGTCTGCATTAAATGGGGTTCGTCCGCCTTGCACGGAATCACGATTGACAAGTCCATTTTGTTCCCTTCCTTGTTGGCGTTGATATTTAGCACAGCGGCATTACCGCAGTAACGTTTAAATTTGAATTTTTTGCACTCGGGGCTTGCGCGCTTTTTTTGCCCGTCGCTTTACGGGGTCGGCCTGGCCAGCCCCGAGCAGGGCGGCGGCGGCAATACAGCCCTTGACGGCGTCGAGCAAATCGTTGCGCCCGTTCGGGGGCGTCCAGGTGTAGGAATCGACAATGTCGCCGCGCAACAACTGAAGCAGCTGCTGGCTGGCAATCTCGGCGCCCATGCGCTCATGCTTCAGCGGATCGTTGCCGAAAAGCGAAATGGATAGGGGAGCGCCGGCGAACAGTTTAAAGCCCTGCTGTGCATCCTTCTGCCAGCGGTCGCTGACATAGACGCACTCAAATCCGCGGTCATTCTTTTCGAGATGAACATCCTGCGCCCGCTTCATCACCTTGGCACCGCGCGCCGTCCGGTACTGCTTCGTCGGTCGGGATCTCGATGTCCACACCTGGAAGTTGAGCTTTCGCGAAAGCGCCTTGCAGGCCTTCGCCACGGTGTCGGTCATATAGTTGGCGTCGAACATGATCGCATTGAAAAAGATGCGGGTGCCGTCCTCGCGCACGAATTCGGTACTGTGCAGAAGTTCGCCCAGTTTCATCACACCTTGATAGACGGCCTGCTCCTCGGTCAGTCCCTGCTTGGCCGCAATGGCCTTCGACCATAGCCACTTTCGCCCATCCGGATATTTGCCATAGTCGGCGATCCAGCCCGCGCGCTTGCTATCGAAACCAGCCGCCGCCCAGTTCAGGCCAAGATAGTTGACATCGATCATGGCCGTCAGATACTGCGCTTCGTTCGGTAGCTTACGCCGCCCGAGATGGTTCAAGGCATTGCGCACATCGTCGGCGGCGATCTTGTAGCTGTCGTTTTCCTCCCCGGGCGGCTCGTTTTGATACTCGGCAAGAAAAGCGGGCTCGCCGACTTTGTACAGCAGATGGAAAGCATGCTGAACGGCGGAAAGTTCCTCGCTGCTGTCGTAGAAATATTTACTCGCCACCTCGACGCCGGCATCCATGGCCTTGCGGTTGGATTTATAGAACGCATTGGCCTCGGCCATGTCGCCATTCAATTTGCAACGTTGCCAAATTTCCTTGTAGGCATCCCACAGCGCCGAGTTTTCATATTCGTGCTTGCTGCCCTTGGCCTTGTTCTTCACGCCCCAGGCATAAACCAGCTTCGTGCGGTGGCCGCGCCACTCTGGATTATTCCCACGGTCAAGGAACCGATCGGCCAGGTCGCCTTTTTCGATCACTGTGCATGGCATCACTGCCGATATAACCCGATCATGGCCGGCCAGTCCCATTACGTCGCCGCGAATAATCTTTTCCCGCGCCTCGCTCTGGTCGAAGCTCTTCGCGCTCTCCCGGGTTTGCGGATCATCCAAAATAACGAAATCAGGCCTGATCTTCGCATCCATGTTTTTGTGATGCAGACCACGAACGCCGGCAGTCAATCCTTTAGCCTGGAGCACCGAGCCCCGCGCCAAGGTGTACTTGGTCTTCGGAACGGTGGGGAAGACTAGCCGCGCCGACTTCCATTGCATGTGCGTTGGCTCGCCGTTCACATGCTGGGATCCGCACCGCTGCACCCGACCTTCCAAATGCTCGACCGGCTTGCACACCTCGGGAAAGTCATCCTGCAACAGCTCGTTGTTTTCAAATTCCGTCGTGATGTCGGCAAGGATCGATTCCGCCGCTTTCTGATCCGAGCCGATCACCACCCCGAACCGGATATGGCCGAACAGGATTCCCCAGATTGCCGCACCCTCCGAAATCGAGGTCTTGCCAAAACCGCGCGGCATCGCAATCGCTGCCAGCCCGCCGTTCATCACCGCTGCCTCGATGCTCTTCACCGCCGCGATCTGGTCGTCGCAAAATTCAAGGTAGAACGTCTGGCCTAAATAGGTGCGCAGAAACTTCAGCAGATTCTTTCGGCACGAATTTCGACGCCGAACATTCGCCGGCTTCGGGATCGTTCCAATGTTCTGAAGATCCTCGCGCTTCCTGGCGTTGTGCTTCGCCTGCCGGCTCATGCCATCAATTGTAATCGGCTCGGTCATTTAATAGCCCTTGGCAAAATAGCGTATAAGACATGCGCAAAATGTAAACGGTCATTTATGGCGAGATGTCGTCCGTCGCTCTCTTGGCGCTGCGGAGCGCTGGAAGTACCTAAGAGGGGGGTGCCTGTTCTCATTATTGCGAAAGCCCCTCAATGCTGATGAAGATGCCCGGTTGCCTCGACCAGAACTTTTCCACGATCAGAGACGCCACCTGTGCGTCATCGTGCCAGTAGCCAAGCTTGGTCATGACATCAAGCAGCAACTTGGTGCTGTTGTCCACGTCGGGCTTGGTGGTCTTGTACTGGCCATCGGCCTTGCCATTCCAACACCACTTGGCAACAAGTCGGATGGCGCCGTCGATTGGCTCGGCTGGTTTATGTGGATGCAATGCCTCATACAGATCGCGGCGAGCTTCGGCCAACTTGGTCGGCTCGTAGAACTGCGGCTTACCCTTCACGACTCGCACCTTCTTCATCTGGTGCGTGGTTCGCGGTGGATCGATGGCCAGGAAGAACTGCATTAGATCAGCCCTACCTTCGCCCGCGACACTATTGCGTCTCTGTGTCGTGGTAGGGGAAATACAGGCACGAAGTAACAGCCTGTTTTCCTACCGGACACACACATAGTGCAACGCAAGTTTATATATTTATATATACCTTTGCACTGCACTTTTGCACTCTGCGTTGTAAGTGGGTTGGTATTGCGGACGTTACGACGGATTTGCACCATTGCACTGATGGCCCTGAAACCGGCACCAGAGTGCAAGAGTGCAACAACTAGCTTTGCACTGCACTTTTGCACTAACATTAAATATCCTCCTTTTTGACGATCTGGCCGGATGGTGCGGCATAGCCACACTCTTTCAGTCGGCCCATGATGGTGCGCTTCGAAAGCCCCATATATTCCATCATGTTGGTGACCGTTGGCGGGCCGTCCATCGAGCAGGCTTCAAGGGCTTGAACGAAACCGTTCTTGCGCTCAATGACCCGCTCGGTCTTCGACATCTTCTTTACACCTTGCTTCTTTTGCCACGGCGCTTCGTCGCCGGCTGGGCTGGCCTCGTTCAGCAGATTGGCCTCAGTGATATGAACCGGATATTGAAACCAGAGGTTTCGCGGCTTGAAGGGTGCGAACTCCCGCAGCGTGGCCTCGATGCGCCAGGCCGTGGCCTGCCTGATCGGCATGCGTGTTGCCATCATGATATGGTTGAGCTCTTCGCCCTGATCATGGGAAAGCAGTTTCTTAGCCTTGGGTTCAAACTTCTTTTCCACCATGGCGTCGTCGTCGGCAATTTCATCCTGCCAGCCGGGTGCGTGCTTATCCAAATAGGATGAAATGGCTTCACACACCGCCCGGTTTTCGCGCACCTTTTTCGGTTCCTCGGCCTCCAGTTCGATCAGATCGAGCAGGGCATCGGGATCGCGGGCAAACACTCCGGACCCACTTGCACGGTCGGCGCTGCGCTTTGCTCCCTGTCCACCCTTTGAATGATGATGGCAGTCGATTACCGCAGCACCCAGCTCGGCGCAAATCTTATCGAACTGATTGCAAAAGTGGCTCATGGCCTCGGCGCTGTTTTCGTCGCCGGTGATGACCTTGTAAATCGGATCGATCACGATGGCCTTATATCCCTTTTTCAGCGAGCGCCGTATCAACTTCGGTGCCAGCTTATCCATCGGCACGGCCTTGCCACGCAGATTCCAAATGTCGATGTTTCGCACATTCTTCGGCTCTCGGCCCAATGCCCTGTAGATGTCGCGGAAACGATGCAGGCAGCTGGCCCGATCAAGCTCCAGATTAACATAGAGCACCGGCCCCTGGGCGCATTGCCAACCCAGCCAGTCCCAGCCCTCGGCAATGGCAATACAGAGATGGTTCAGCTTAAAACTCTTCCCCGCCTTCGATGGCCCCGCAATACGCATCTTATGCCCTTGCCGCAGCACGCCGGCAATCAGTTCCGGCGATTTATCCGGCAGATTGTCAAAGACGCTATCCAGCGCCTCGGGATCGGGCAGGTCGTCGTTCAGATCCTGAATCCAGTCCTCCCATTCCGCCCAACTCAGTTTTCCGATATTGGTGCCGACCAAAAACTGCTTTTTGCCATTGCGCAGAATCCCCGGCATTCTGGACAGCCGCGACGGGTTGCGGTTCTGGCGGTCAATCTCCAGCCCGTTCTTTTTGCACACCTCATAAAGGAAATCCACGCGCTTGCGGTAGACATCCATACTGTCGGCCTCGATGCGCACCACGGCATGCACGCTCTTGCCGCCGCTATGCACCATGGTCACAATCGGCAATTCCAACTCCTTCAGCAGGGCGATCTGGCGCGGTATTTCCACCGTGTCGGATTCAACGAGGGCATAACGCAGTTCCGAAACATTTTCGTCCTTGATGCCCACGCCATCGAACGGGTTGAAGCGAATCCACGCGCCAACTTCCGGCAGGGTGTCGCCAATCACGGCGCCAATGTCGCCCTTGCACTTTTGAAGCTGGTCGATCAGCTCGCCGGCGGTACGGTCGAAACAGCCCTTTTTCGGCAGGTGCTTGCCGTCCTTCTCCCAGCACTCCGTAACATAGCCCACATGGTCGTCGGATTGAAACAAAGCCGACAGATAGCGAATAAGCTCGTTAACCGGTTGCCAATCGTTCGGCTCGTGTATCTCTTCATCCTGAATCCAGTTGGAATCCACCACCTTTAGGGTGTCGTGCCTTCCGCCGATTTCCGAGTCCCATTCCAGCTCCTTCGATTCGCGCCGCTGGTATTCCTGCGGCTCTTCCCAGTCAATCGGCTGGCCGCGTCCAAACTTCACGGCTTCACACCATTTATCCGTGCCCTCCTTGGCATTCATCGAAAGCGATGCCGCCAGCTGCTCAAGCTGAAACAAATCCATCGGCTGAATAGCACCCGTCGAGGCATAGCCACCCGCCAGCCGGCCAACGTCACGCAAGCAGCCGTGCATTTGCCCCTGTACCATCCCATCCCGAAGCTTGCGCTCGATTACGTCGTATGCGGTCATTAAGCCGCCTCCTCTAAACTGGAATTGTTGCTGAAAGCTCTATTCATAAATTCCAGCACCTTCTTCGGTGGCTTGCTGTTCTTGCTGCCATAACACTGGGTAACGACGCCGCGCTTCAGGTTGTATTCAACCGCCACGAAGGCCGTATCGGGGGCAGCGCGTTCACGCACGAAGACAATTAAAACCTCACCTCGCGCAACCTTGGCCGCATAACCTCTGCCCAGGCAATTCGCCAGCGCCTTGCCCTCGGCCGAAAATTCTTTCACCGAGCGCGGGAGCACAATCCGGTAGGAACCTCGCAACTTTTCCAGCCAACTCCACTGCTCGGCAATGGCCGCGATTTTCTTAGGCATTTCCCGTTTAGTTTTCGCCTCCGCCTTCTGGCGCAGTTCTTTGGCTTCCGCCCGAATAACGTCGATCTGATCCTGCACATGCCGCCGGCGCGCATTGAACTGCTTCGGGAATGAAACCTTTGTGTCGGCCAGATTCATATTCAGCGTCTGGCAGTTGTGCAGATAGCCTGTGAATTGCCACGGCGTGACTTTCTTTTGCTCGATATACCGAAGCGCCTTCAGTGGATCAATTTCGCGCGGAAGACCATTGCCACGAAACCGGCGTCGGGCTTCCTGAATTTGCTGGGCATGGGCAAGGGTGATTCCCTTGTTGTACGCCATCGTGATTTCGGGGATGTTGAATCGACAGTATTTGATGGCATCGATGTTCTGCGTGAAAAACTGCCGGAACCCTCGATCCTTCTTCAGTTTCCGGAGCAGGGAAACCTTCGTGCAGAAATGACCCAAGCCGTTTTTCGCAAGCAATTCAATTTCCGGATGCTCTGTATATACTTTCAAGTAATCAAGGATATGCCCGTTTTTAGGCTCCCAGGCCGACCATCTGAATCGGCGCGTCCGCTTCAGTAGCTCCGGATTAACCACCGGCGCGTCGATTTTCCACATGCAGCGTAAACCATACGCCTCCGATTCCCACCGTCCTCGATAATCCCAATACTTCGCAGGGCCAACGCCTTCCGGCGACCAGTCCACGCTGTATCCGCTCATATGAACGAAACCAAGATCATGAATGCGGATCCACGGATCATCAACACTGGCCAGCGCAACTTCCTTCACCACCGGCTGTTCATGGCGCTTTCGAGCCTTCACGGCCACAGTACGGATCTCCACATCAGACTTCCGCTGGGTTAGATACAAATAGAAGCGGTTGCGGTTCTGCTGGTTTCCATCAGGCCCGAAGCCGGCATCCTGATCGAATTGAAGAATGCGGCGAACCGCACTTGCCGACAGCGGGGCATATTTAAGATGATCGAAGGTCATCGTCCCACCGCCGATACAGCTTCGCCTGTGAAAAGATCCATCACAAGAGGGCCGGTGGGTTTCTCTTTCTTGGCAGGCTTGGGTTTCGGCTTTGCCTTCACCCCGCCCGGCACCCGGGTTTTCGGCTTCTTCGCGCCCTCTTTGATTTCATCCTCTTCGAAGAAATGAATGATCCACCCGAACACGGTGTCGTCATCCACCACGGCACAGCCATCAATCGCCATGCTACGC is a genomic window of Pontiella desulfatans containing:
- a CDS encoding glycosyltransferase family A protein; translation: MDLSIVIPCKADEPHLMQTLESIERTAPGSEVIVVFDGCAPPENLPANFTAVMPEMPLGTQSSRHTGIMAAGGDVVFTCDAHMDFQPGWASQLRSYLHHEPDGLCCFKMVALEDGHDSWTQGRGVYKGAAMNWMVREDSGFHGALVGKWADNKPGDEISCVMGACYGMRRQRYLDLNQPWRLGTGWGCDEETISAVQWLCGGRIDLLDHYVGHYMGKPRHCSVDWVDQLWANRLRLLWMLPFKNATKVELVTWLTCNKAFAARLNKINAHAYLSSADLFRESTPWTRTIEDWIERFELKPRSKNGKA
- a CDS encoding terminase gpA endonuclease subunit, with amino-acid sequence MTEPITIDGMSRQAKHNARKREDLQNIGTIPKPANVRRRNSCRKNLLKFLRTYLGQTFYLEFCDDQIAAVKSIEAAVMNGGLAAIAMPRGFGKTSISEGAAIWGILFGHIRFGVVIGSDQKAAESILADITTEFENNELLQDDFPEVCKPVEHLEGRVQRCGSQHVNGEPTHMQWKSARLVFPTVPKTKYTLARGSVLQAKGLTAGVRGLHHKNMDAKIRPDFVILDDPQTRESAKSFDQSEAREKIIRGDVMGLAGHDRVISAVMPCTVIEKGDLADRFLDRGNNPEWRGHRTKLVYAWGVKNKAKGSKHEYENSALWDAYKEIWQRCKLNGDMAEANAFYKSNRKAMDAGVEVASKYFYDSSEELSAVQHAFHLLYKVGEPAFLAEYQNEPPGEENDSYKIAADDVRNALNHLGRRKLPNEAQYLTAMIDVNYLGLNWAAAGFDSKRAGWIADYGKYPDGRKWLWSKAIAAKQGLTEEQAVYQGVMKLGELLHSTEFVREDGTRIFFNAIMFDANYMTDTVAKACKALSRKLNFQVWTSRSRPTKQYRTARGAKVMKRAQDVHLEKNDRGFECVYVSDRWQKDAQQGFKLFAGAPLSISLFGNDPLKHERMGAEIASQQLLQLLRGDIVDSYTWTPPNGRNDLLDAVKGCIAAAALLGAGQADPVKRRAKKARKPRVQKIQI
- a CDS encoding RusA family crossover junction endodeoxyribonuclease, which codes for MQFFLAIDPPRTTHQMKKVRVVKGKPQFYEPTKLAEARRDLYEALHPHKPAEPIDGAIRLVAKWCWNGKADGQYKTTKPDVDNSTKLLLDVMTKLGYWHDDAQVASLIVEKFWSRQPGIFISIEGLSQ
- a CDS encoding AAA family ATPase, whose amino-acid sequence is MTAYDVIERKLRDGMVQGQMHGCLRDVGRLAGGYASTGAIQPMDLFQLEQLAASLSMNAKEGTDKWCEAVKFGRGQPIDWEEPQEYQRRESKELEWDSEIGGRHDTLKVVDSNWIQDEEIHEPNDWQPVNELIRYLSALFQSDDHVGYVTECWEKDGKHLPKKGCFDRTAGELIDQLQKCKGDIGAVIGDTLPEVGAWIRFNPFDGVGIKDENVSELRYALVESDTVEIPRQIALLKELELPIVTMVHSGGKSVHAVVRIEADSMDVYRKRVDFLYEVCKKNGLEIDRQNRNPSRLSRMPGILRNGKKQFLVGTNIGKLSWAEWEDWIQDLNDDLPDPEALDSVFDNLPDKSPELIAGVLRQGHKMRIAGPSKAGKSFKLNHLCIAIAEGWDWLGWQCAQGPVLYVNLELDRASCLHRFRDIYRALGREPKNVRNIDIWNLRGKAVPMDKLAPKLIRRSLKKGYKAIVIDPIYKVITGDENSAEAMSHFCNQFDKICAELGAAVIDCHHHSKGGQGAKRSADRASGSGVFARDPDALLDLIELEAEEPKKVRENRAVCEAISSYLDKHAPGWQDEIADDDAMVEKKFEPKAKKLLSHDQGEELNHIMMATRMPIRQATAWRIEATLREFAPFKPRNLWFQYPVHITEANLLNEASPAGDEAPWQKKQGVKKMSKTERVIERKNGFVQALEACSMDGPPTVTNMMEYMGLSKRTIMGRLKECGYAAPSGQIVKKEDI
- a CDS encoding PcfJ domain-containing protein, with protein sequence MTFDHLKYAPLSASAVRRILQFDQDAGFGPDGNQQNRNRFYLYLTQRKSDVEIRTVAVKARKRHEQPVVKEVALASVDDPWIRIHDLGFVHMSGYSVDWSPEGVGPAKYWDYRGRWESEAYGLRCMWKIDAPVVNPELLKRTRRFRWSAWEPKNGHILDYLKVYTEHPEIELLAKNGLGHFCTKVSLLRKLKKDRGFRQFFTQNIDAIKYCRFNIPEITMAYNKGITLAHAQQIQEARRRFRGNGLPREIDPLKALRYIEQKKVTPWQFTGYLHNCQTLNMNLADTKVSFPKQFNARRRHVQDQIDVIRAEAKELRQKAEAKTKREMPKKIAAIAEQWSWLEKLRGSYRIVLPRSVKEFSAEGKALANCLGRGYAAKVARGEVLIVFVRERAAPDTAFVAVEYNLKRGVVTQCYGSKNSKPPKKVLEFMNRAFSNNSSLEEAA
- a CDS encoding Cas9 inhibitor AcrIIA9 family protein codes for the protein MSTPKLNLTAENSTEQRILDYLIENASTELVAKINFGKKTLAGALDYARGEARSMAIDGCAVVDDDTVFGWIIHFFEEDEIKEGAKKPKTRVPGGVKAKPKPKPAKKEKPTGPLVMDLFTGEAVSAVGR